A single region of the Sulfitobacter geojensis genome encodes:
- a CDS encoding H-type lectin domain-containing protein — MKKLRSHTVGIDSGDVILFTDYEDGGEMWTGRGQRERRRHIKFSEKYKVAPTVQLSPSLWDLDASTIMRADIEAESVTKAGFDMVFRTWGDTRIARIRIAWMAIGEMSELDDWDVV; from the coding sequence ATGAAGAAACTGCGCAGCCATACTGTAGGAATCGACAGCGGCGATGTGATCCTGTTCACCGATTATGAGGACGGTGGCGAGATGTGGACCGGCCGTGGCCAACGCGAGCGCCGCCGCCACATCAAGTTTTCCGAAAAGTATAAGGTCGCGCCGACGGTACAGCTGTCCCCGTCGCTTTGGGATCTGGACGCCTCTACCATCATGCGCGCGGACATCGAGGCGGAGTCCGTCACCAAAGCGGGGTTCGATATGGTGTTCCGCACGTGGGGGGACACCCGCATCGCGCGGATCCGCATCGCATGGATGGCGATCGGCGAGATGTCAGAGCTGGACGATTGGGACGTGGTGTAA
- a CDS encoding F0F1 ATP synthase subunit epsilon, which translates to MADTMQFDLVSPERRLASLQVTSVQIPGADGDMTAMEGHAPTITTLRPGVLSIEGPDGHDQYVVTGGFAEIRADGVSVLAERAVHQGDMTQEHLDEMMEEAKTMYTNAKEAFENEPGPVDDAAKLLSDMVAMGDHMGLTAKQ; encoded by the coding sequence ATGGCAGACACGATGCAATTCGATCTGGTGTCGCCTGAACGGCGGCTGGCCTCTCTTCAGGTCACATCCGTCCAGATTCCCGGCGCTGACGGCGACATGACGGCGATGGAGGGGCACGCCCCCACCATCACCACATTGCGCCCCGGTGTGCTTTCGATCGAAGGTCCTGACGGGCATGACCAATACGTCGTCACGGGTGGCTTTGCCGAAATCCGCGCCGATGGCGTTTCGGTTCTGGCCGAACGCGCTGTGCATCAGGGCGACATGACGCAAGAGCACCTCGACGAGATGATGGAAGAAGCCAAGACCATGTATACAAACGCGAAAGAAGCGTTTGAGAACGAACCCGGTCCGGTGGATGACGCAGCCAAGCTGTTGTCTGACATGGTCGCGATGGGGGATCACATGGGGCTGACTGCCAAGCAGTAA
- the atpD gene encoding F0F1 ATP synthase subunit beta: MANAVGKITQVIGAVVDVQFEDNLPEILNALTTDNNGSRLVLEVAQHLGENTVRTIAMDATEGLVRGASVTDTGAPIQVPVGKATLGRILNVTGDPVDEKGAVETQETRGIHGEAPAFAEQSTETEILTTGIKVIDLLAPYTKGGKIGLFGGAGVGKTVLIMELINNIAKVHSGVSVFAGVGERTREGNDLYHEMIESGVIVPDNLVDSKIALVYGQMNEPPGARMRVALSGLTLAEQFRDESGSDVLFFVDNIFRFTQAGSEVSALLGRIPSAVGYQPTLATDMGAMQERISSTKNGSITSVQAVYVPADDLTDPAPATSFAHLDATTVLDRAISEKGIYPAVDPLGSTSRLLDPQIIGEEHYSVATDVQQILQRYKSLQDIIAILGMDELSEDDKLAVSRARKIERFLSQPFDVAKVFTGSDGIQVPLDDTIASFKAVVAGEYDHLPEGAFYMVGGIEDVKAKAEKMAADAA, from the coding sequence ATGGCAAATGCAGTCGGCAAAATTACTCAGGTCATCGGCGCCGTCGTTGACGTGCAGTTCGAAGATAACCTGCCAGAGATCCTGAACGCTCTGACTACAGACAACAACGGCTCACGTCTTGTGCTAGAAGTGGCACAGCACTTGGGCGAAAACACCGTGCGTACCATTGCGATGGACGCGACCGAAGGTCTCGTTCGCGGTGCTTCCGTGACAGACACAGGTGCCCCTATTCAGGTGCCAGTTGGCAAGGCCACATTGGGTCGCATCCTGAACGTGACCGGTGACCCGGTTGACGAAAAAGGCGCGGTTGAGACTCAGGAAACACGCGGTATCCACGGCGAGGCACCTGCCTTTGCCGAGCAGTCCACCGAAACCGAAATCCTGACCACAGGCATCAAGGTTATCGACCTGCTGGCCCCCTACACCAAGGGTGGTAAAATTGGTCTGTTCGGCGGTGCCGGCGTTGGTAAAACAGTTTTGATCATGGAACTCATCAACAACATTGCGAAGGTACACTCCGGTGTGTCCGTGTTCGCGGGTGTGGGTGAGCGTACACGTGAAGGTAACGACCTTTACCACGAGATGATCGAATCCGGTGTTATTGTTCCCGACAACCTGGTCGATTCCAAAATTGCACTGGTCTACGGCCAGATGAACGAACCTCCCGGTGCGCGTATGCGGGTTGCCCTGTCCGGTCTGACATTGGCCGAGCAGTTCCGCGACGAATCCGGTTCCGACGTTCTGTTCTTCGTGGACAACATCTTCCGCTTCACACAGGCCGGTTCCGAAGTTTCCGCTCTGTTGGGTCGTATTCCTTCTGCGGTTGGCTACCAGCCAACACTGGCGACCGACATGGGTGCGATGCAGGAACGCATTTCATCCACCAAGAACGGTTCGATTACATCGGTTCAGGCCGTATACGTTCCTGCGGATGACTTGACCGACCCTGCACCTGCGACATCCTTTGCGCACCTTGATGCGACAACGGTTCTGGATCGTGCGATCTCTGAAAAAGGCATCTACCCTGCGGTTGACCCACTGGGTTCCACATCGCGCCTGCTTGATCCACAAATCATCGGTGAAGAGCACTATTCTGTTGCGACCGACGTTCAGCAGATCCTTCAGCGCTACAAATCGCTTCAGGACATCATCGCGATCCTCGGCATGGACGAACTGTCGGAAGACGACAAACTGGCCGTGTCACGTGCACGTAAGATCGAACGCTTCCTGTCACAGCCGTTTGACGTTGCGAAAGTGTTTACGGGTTCCGACGGCATCCAGGTGCCACTGGACGATACAATCGCATCCTTCAAAGCGGTTGTTGCCGGTGAATACGACCACCTGCCCGAAGGTGCCTTCTATATGGTTGGCGGCATCGAGGACGTGAAGGCGAAAGCCGAAAAAATGGCAGCTGACGCAGCCTAA
- a CDS encoding F0F1 ATP synthase subunit gamma, translating to MANLKVLKNRIASVKSTRKITKAMQMVAAAKLRRAQEAAEASRPYTERFNAVMSGLAASVGGSDAAPKLLSGTGSDKVNLLVVMTSERGLCGGFNTNIVKKAKLHAQQLLAEGKEVKILTVGKKGRDQLKRDFADHLVGHVDMTEVKRLSYADAQGIAKDVLNRFDAGEFDVATLFYANFVNVVSQIPQAQQIIPASFEEAGEGDAVTTLFDYEPSEEAILADLLPRGVATAIFSGLLENAASEQGARMSAMDNATRNAGEMIDNLTIEYNRSRQAVITNELIEIISGAEAL from the coding sequence ATGGCAAATCTCAAAGTCCTTAAAAACCGGATCGCGAGCGTCAAGTCGACGCGCAAGATCACGAAAGCCATGCAAATGGTTGCCGCGGCGAAACTTCGCCGCGCGCAGGAAGCTGCCGAAGCCTCCCGTCCTTACACAGAGCGTTTCAACGCTGTGATGTCGGGGCTGGCGGCGAGCGTAGGCGGGTCTGATGCCGCACCCAAGCTGCTGAGCGGCACCGGGTCGGATAAGGTCAACCTACTGGTTGTGATGACGTCAGAACGCGGCTTGTGCGGTGGTTTCAACACGAACATCGTGAAGAAAGCAAAACTGCACGCGCAGCAACTGCTTGCCGAAGGTAAAGAGGTGAAAATCCTTACCGTTGGCAAAAAGGGCCGTGACCAGCTGAAGCGCGATTTTGCCGACCATCTGGTCGGGCATGTCGATATGACCGAAGTCAAGCGCCTGAGCTATGCTGATGCGCAGGGCATTGCCAAAGACGTATTGAACCGTTTTGACGCCGGCGAATTCGACGTCGCGACGCTGTTCTATGCGAATTTTGTGAACGTGGTCAGCCAGATTCCTCAAGCACAGCAGATCATTCCTGCGTCGTTTGAAGAAGCCGGCGAAGGTGACGCGGTCACGACGTTGTTCGATTATGAACCCTCCGAAGAAGCAATCCTTGCGGATTTGCTGCCCCGCGGTGTCGCGACGGCAATCTTCTCGGGGTTGTTGGAAAACGCCGCGTCCGAACAGGGCGCACGTATGTCAGCGATGGACAACGCCACACGCAACGCGGGCGAGATGATCGACAACCTGACAATCGAATACAACCGTTCACGTCAGGCCGTCATCACAAACGAGCTGATCGAAATCATTTCCGGCGCGGAAGCGCTGTAA
- the atpA gene encoding F0F1 ATP synthase subunit alpha, whose protein sequence is MGIQAAEISAILKDQIKNFGQEAEVAEVGRVLSVGDGIARVYGLDNVQAGEMVEFPGGIQGMALNLEADNVGVVIFGNDRDIKEGDTVKRTNSIVDVPIGNGLLGRVVDGLGNPIDGKGPIASTERGIADVKAPGIIPRKSVHEPMSTGLKSVDAMIPIGRGQRELIIGDRQTGKTAVALDAMLNQAQVNAAAEGDEGKKMYCVYVAIGQKRSTVAQLVKKLEEAGAMEYCIVVAATASEPAPMQFLAPYAATAMAEFFRDNGRHALIIYDDLSKQAVSYRQMSLLLRRPPGREAYPGDVFYLHSRLLERSAKLGDDAGNGSLTALPIIETQGGDVSAFIPTNVISITDGQIFLETELFYQGIRPAVNTGLSVSRVGSSAQTKAMSSVAGPVKLSLAQYREMAAFAQFGSDLDAATQQLLNRGARLTELMKQPQYAPLSNAEIVCVIYAGTKGYLDKLPVAEVGRWEQGLLAHLRGKHADLLKDITDNDRKVKDELEDKIKAALDSYAADFA, encoded by the coding sequence ATGGGTATCCAAGCAGCAGAAATTTCTGCAATCCTGAAAGACCAGATCAAGAATTTCGGTCAAGAAGCCGAAGTTGCCGAAGTGGGTCGTGTACTTTCCGTCGGTGACGGTATTGCGCGGGTTTACGGTTTGGACAATGTTCAGGCTGGCGAAATGGTCGAATTTCCCGGCGGCATTCAGGGCATGGCCCTGAACCTCGAAGCGGACAACGTTGGTGTTGTTATCTTCGGTAATGACCGTGATATTAAAGAAGGTGACACCGTCAAGCGCACCAACTCCATCGTGGACGTGCCAATCGGTAACGGTCTGCTGGGGCGTGTTGTTGACGGTCTGGGTAACCCCATCGACGGCAAAGGCCCGATCGCATCCACCGAGCGCGGCATCGCCGACGTTAAAGCGCCGGGCATTATCCCGCGTAAATCCGTTCACGAACCAATGTCCACAGGTCTGAAATCTGTCGACGCGATGATCCCGATCGGCCGTGGCCAGCGCGAATTGATCATTGGTGACCGTCAGACCGGCAAAACTGCTGTTGCTCTGGACGCCATGTTGAACCAAGCGCAGGTCAACGCCGCTGCTGAAGGCGACGAAGGCAAAAAGATGTACTGTGTGTACGTCGCGATTGGCCAGAAGCGTTCGACTGTTGCGCAGCTTGTTAAAAAGCTCGAAGAAGCCGGCGCGATGGAATATTGCATCGTTGTTGCCGCGACCGCGTCCGAGCCTGCACCGATGCAGTTCCTCGCACCCTATGCTGCGACAGCCATGGCGGAATTCTTCCGCGACAACGGCCGCCACGCTCTGATCATCTATGATGACTTGTCCAAGCAGGCTGTATCCTATCGTCAGATGTCCCTGCTTCTGCGTCGCCCACCAGGCCGCGAAGCTTATCCTGGTGACGTTTTCTATCTTCACTCCCGTCTGCTTGAGCGTTCCGCGAAGCTGGGTGATGACGCAGGCAACGGCTCTTTGACAGCTCTGCCGATCATCGAAACCCAAGGTGGTGACGTTTCTGCGTTTATTCCGACAAACGTGATTTCGATCACCGACGGTCAGATCTTCTTGGAAACAGAATTGTTCTACCAAGGCATCCGTCCTGCTGTGAACACCGGTCTGTCGGTTTCACGTGTTGGTTCATCCGCCCAGACCAAAGCCATGTCTTCGGTTGCCGGTCCGGTGAAGCTGTCCCTCGCTCAGTACCGCGAAATGGCTGCTTTTGCGCAGTTCGGTTCCGATCTGGACGCCGCGACACAGCAGTTGCTGAACCGTGGTGCGCGTCTGACCGAGCTGATGAAACAGCCACAGTACGCGCCATTGTCGAACGCCGAAATCGTCTGCGTCATCTACGCAGGCACCAAAGGCTACCTCGACAAGCTGCCCGTGGCCGAAGTGGGCCGCTGGGAACAGGGCTTGCTGGCACATCTGCGCGGCAAACACGCCGACCTGCTCAAGGACATCACCGACAACGATCGCAAGGTGAAAGACGAGCTGGAAGACAAAATCAAAGCAGCGCTCGACTCTTACGCCGCTGACTTCGCTTAA
- a CDS encoding F0F1 ATP synthase subunit delta encodes MSETASISTGIAQRYASAVFDIAKEGKQIKAIEADLDALQGAMSDSDDFRNLIQSPIYTRAEQGVAVAALAKKMKISSTMTNTLALMASKRRLFVLPQLVKALREAIASDKGEVTAEVTSAKALTKAQSDKLAKSLKASTGKTVTLQTSVDETLIGGLIVKVGSKMIDTSIRAKLNSLQNVMKEVG; translated from the coding sequence GTGTCCGAAACAGCTTCGATTTCCACCGGCATCGCACAGCGTTACGCATCTGCTGTCTTTGACATTGCCAAAGAGGGCAAGCAGATCAAAGCGATTGAAGCCGATCTTGACGCCCTGCAAGGCGCAATGTCGGACAGCGATGATTTCCGCAACTTGATCCAGTCACCGATCTATACCCGTGCAGAACAGGGTGTTGCGGTCGCAGCATTGGCCAAGAAGATGAAAATTTCGTCAACAATGACGAATACACTGGCATTGATGGCGTCCAAGCGCCGTCTTTTCGTGCTGCCGCAACTGGTCAAGGCCCTGCGCGAGGCGATTGCATCTGACAAAGGCGAGGTTACCGCCGAAGTCACGTCGGCCAAGGCATTGACCAAGGCACAATCAGACAAGCTTGCCAAATCGCTTAAGGCGAGCACCGGCAAAACCGTAACACTTCAAACGTCCGTCGATGAAACTCTCATCGGCGGTCTTATTGTCAAAGTGGGCTCCAAGATGATCGACACGTCGATCCGCGCGAAGCTCAATTCCCTCCAGAATGTAATGAAAGAGGTCGGATAA
- a CDS encoding malonate--CoA ligase → MANPLFDTLFGKHAGNPAVFLHLADGQTITYDGFLAMAAQYAGLICDLGLTAGDRLAVQIAKSPQALAVYAACAQAGVVFLPLNTAYTADEVSYFVENSGAGLLLCDQGKAEGLAPVAQACGAQLETLNADGTGSFSDKAAAMPVQFETVARSEDDLAAFLYTSGTTGRSKGAMLTQENLLSNARVLVDEWRFTSDDVLLHALPIFHTHGLFVASNITLLAGGQMIFLPAFKLDDIIAQLPKATTMMGVPTFYTRLLGDARFTKALVAHMRLFVSGSAPLLAETHVQFEKRTGLRILERYGMTETNMNTSNPYDGERRAGTVGFALPGTEIKITDSKTGATLPQGEIGEIEVRGPNVFKGYWQMPEKTAEELREDGFFITGDLGQMDADGYISIVGRNKDLIISGGYNIYPKEIELLLDAAENVLESAVIGVPHPDFGETVVGILVAEGNVAPDLEAINASVSASLARFKHPQRLIVLPELPRNTMGKVQKKALREQFKDLFTA, encoded by the coding sequence ATGGCGAACCCGCTTTTTGACACACTCTTTGGCAAGCATGCTGGCAACCCCGCTGTGTTCCTGCATCTGGCTGACGGGCAGACCATTACATATGACGGGTTTCTCGCGATGGCGGCGCAATATGCCGGATTGATCTGTGATCTGGGGCTGACGGCGGGCGACCGCTTGGCAGTGCAGATTGCCAAGTCGCCGCAGGCCTTGGCGGTTTATGCCGCTTGTGCGCAGGCAGGCGTGGTGTTTCTGCCGCTCAACACCGCCTATACGGCAGACGAGGTTTCCTATTTCGTTGAAAACAGCGGTGCAGGTCTGTTGCTCTGCGATCAAGGCAAGGCCGAAGGGCTGGCACCCGTGGCGCAGGCTTGTGGTGCGCAGCTGGAAACGCTGAACGCAGATGGCACCGGATCGTTCAGCGACAAGGCCGCCGCGATGCCGGTGCAGTTTGAAACGGTTGCGCGCAGCGAGGATGATCTGGCGGCCTTCCTTTACACCTCCGGCACGACGGGGCGTTCGAAAGGGGCAATGCTGACGCAGGAAAACCTGTTGTCGAACGCGCGGGTCTTGGTGGATGAATGGCGCTTTACATCAGATGATGTGTTGCTGCACGCCTTGCCGATCTTTCACACGCACGGGCTGTTTGTTGCGTCCAACATCACATTGCTGGCAGGGGGGCAGATGATATTTTTGCCGGCGTTCAAACTGGATGACATCATTGCGCAGCTGCCCAAGGCGACGACGATGATGGGCGTGCCGACCTTTTATACCCGTCTGTTGGGCGATGCGCGCTTTACCAAAGCGCTGGTGGCACACATGCGCCTGTTTGTATCGGGTAGCGCGCCGCTCCTCGCAGAAACGCACGTTCAGTTCGAAAAACGCACTGGTCTGCGGATTCTTGAACGTTACGGGATGACAGAGACCAACATGAACACCTCAAACCCTTACGATGGTGAGCGGCGGGCGGGAACCGTTGGATTTGCCTTGCCCGGCACTGAAATCAAGATCACCGACAGCAAAACCGGCGCGACCCTTCCGCAAGGAGAGATCGGAGAGATCGAGGTGCGCGGCCCCAATGTGTTCAAAGGCTATTGGCAAATGCCCGAAAAGACTGCGGAGGAGCTGCGCGAGGATGGATTTTTCATCACCGGTGATCTGGGTCAGATGGATGCGGATGGCTACATCAGCATTGTCGGACGTAACAAGGATCTGATCATTTCGGGGGGGTACAACATCTATCCCAAAGAAATCGAATTGCTTCTCGATGCGGCTGAAAACGTGCTGGAAAGCGCGGTGATTGGCGTGCCGCATCCCGATTTTGGCGAAACGGTGGTTGGAATACTGGTGGCCGAAGGGAACGTCGCGCCCGATCTGGAGGCGATTAACGCAAGCGTCAGCGCGTCGCTGGCACGGTTCAAACACCCGCAGCGCCTGATCGTGCTGCCGGAATTGCCGCGCAATACGATGGGCAAAGTTCAAAAGAAAGCGCTCCGCGAGCAATTTAAGGATCTGTTTACGGCTTAG
- a CDS encoding malonyl-CoA decarboxylase, producing MSFFGGLISTVFERRYRGASSVDAAGRTIPELAQDLLGSHGEVSGGTLARLILDRYAAMTAEEKRGFFEFMTHGLEIDAKAVTDTLQTYRDEPSKRSYRAFAAACEPKRQELIRRLNQVPGATARLVAMREDLLKLLRAHPALEPLDVDFQHLFSSWFNRGFLVLRPINWGSPADILEKIIAYEAVHTIDSWDDLRRRLQPGDRRCFGFFHLAMAGEPLIFVEVALTKGIPNSVQDLLAGGRDAIEAEEADTAVFYSISNCQAGLAGISFGNSLIKQVAADLSRDLPSVKNFVTLSPIPGLNKWLATADVPTVTAENQRALAAHYLLEAKRGDGMPVDPVARFHLGNGAALHAVHAGADVSENGMAQSGGAMVNYLYDLSQITSNHEHFVTDKTVVASSEVRALSATIETKP from the coding sequence ATGAGTTTCTTTGGCGGGCTGATCTCGACCGTATTCGAGCGCCGGTATCGCGGGGCGTCATCTGTTGATGCTGCGGGGCGAACCATACCGGAGCTGGCCCAAGATCTGTTGGGCAGTCACGGCGAGGTGTCGGGTGGCACCTTGGCGCGATTAATCCTTGACCGTTACGCGGCGATGACGGCAGAGGAAAAGCGCGGATTCTTCGAATTTATGACCCATGGGCTCGAGATTGACGCAAAGGCCGTGACCGACACATTGCAAACCTACCGCGATGAACCGTCCAAGCGCAGTTACCGTGCCTTTGCGGCGGCCTGCGAACCCAAACGGCAAGAATTGATCCGGCGGTTGAACCAAGTGCCCGGGGCCACGGCGCGTCTGGTGGCGATGCGTGAGGATTTGCTGAAGTTGCTGCGCGCACATCCCGCGCTTGAACCGCTGGACGTGGATTTCCAGCACTTGTTTTCATCATGGTTCAACCGCGGTTTTCTGGTCCTGCGTCCGATCAACTGGGGCAGTCCGGCGGATATCCTTGAAAAGATCATCGCATATGAGGCGGTGCATACCATCGACAGTTGGGACGATCTGCGCCGCCGGCTTCAACCCGGTGACCGGCGGTGTTTCGGATTCTTCCACCTTGCCATGGCGGGGGAGCCGTTGATCTTTGTCGAGGTGGCCCTGACCAAGGGCATTCCGAATTCGGTTCAGGATCTGCTGGCCGGCGGACGTGACGCAATTGAGGCTGAAGAGGCGGACACCGCCGTATTTTATTCCATTTCGAACTGTCAGGCGGGGCTCGCAGGAATTTCCTTTGGCAATTCGTTGATCAAACAGGTCGCGGCCGATTTGTCGCGCGATCTGCCTTCGGTAAAAAACTTTGTCACCCTGTCGCCGATACCGGGGTTGAACAAGTGGTTGGCGACCGCTGACGTGCCGACGGTCACCGCGGAAAACCAACGCGCATTGGCGGCGCATTACCTGTTGGAAGCAAAACGTGGTGATGGGATGCCGGTTGACCCTGTTGCGCGGTTCCACCTTGGCAATGGCGCGGCACTGCACGCGGTGCACGCGGGGGCAGATGTGTCGGAAAACGGCATGGCGCAGTCGGGCGGTGCCATGGTAAATTACCTCTACGACCTGTCGCAAATCACATCGAACCACGAACATTTTGTCACGGACAAAACGGTTGTCGCTTCGTCAGAAGTCCGGGCGCTGAGCGCGACGATCGAAACGAAACCTTGA